A single Pararhizobium sp. A13 DNA region contains:
- a CDS encoding methyl-accepting chemotaxis protein, with translation MLGNVLSRFKIQTKVLIFIVPFVLSIVAVSLTGLYTSGMLQGRIEISNTVLRSLSGFRDVSSAMQLFLDDTTEANRNLVVQQLQSQQEILKTVLPQLDPAAEGRVDIEEAFTSIDGVVQRMGLLWTLHENEVNLLRKLQQNVSVVASVQVDLAEAMKKIQRSAEDEETQARNMLRDADRVKQAGRFFADFAARFGNLQADAEKFDLVAGNLKELTRNQRVLGMSVSEGDRGLALEIGEVIAALSKRVSGKDKSQMTVAAMKSGVDVFAQISSRLVQAAEHKTRDATEKFASLAEPVAKAEASLKDSQKLVNSGYSVQIMMARFILVPSDSNLQRLQQEFVSVRKNVDALSATSSMDLLEIIDATLLPAIDALDQAAGQLVKVSQARKTNFDTAVTDLDLIWNKLTHFAELQKKTAGKERSDANSISIGTTALGILISIFAGIGLVLTFRGPIGQITASMRRLAEGKLDTEIVGEARIDEIGEMARALGVFKQNAITKIEVEQTSALERAKAEEDRNRSDFEKQDVERQIQFAVDTLGLGLHRLADGDISTTIDTPLFGRLERLRTDFNVSLVRLQETMGKIRSNTCAIQNNAGEMSTSADDLAKRTEHQAVALEQVAAAVEEITRTVQSSVARAEDANRIIAETKTAADASSAVVAEAVAAMTKIEEASHQIVQIIDVIDEIAFQTNLLALNAGIEAARAGDAGKGFAVVAQEVRELAGRSAVAAQEIKDLINKSSEEVAAGSLIVQQTSVVLAEISTKVVTVSHQVEVIAKASREQSNALGEVNASVNAMDQMTQRNAAMVEETNAATRQLAEETDDLMRLVGSFKTADVAISATTTAA, from the coding sequence ATGTTGGGCAATGTACTTTCACGCTTTAAGATTCAAACGAAAGTTTTGATCTTCATCGTGCCTTTCGTGCTGAGCATAGTCGCCGTGAGCCTGACCGGACTCTATACCTCCGGCATGCTTCAAGGCCGCATCGAGATTTCAAATACAGTGTTGCGGTCGCTCAGCGGCTTCAGGGACGTCTCCTCTGCAATGCAATTGTTCCTTGACGATACGACTGAGGCTAACCGCAACCTCGTTGTTCAACAGTTGCAAAGCCAGCAGGAGATCCTGAAGACCGTCCTACCGCAGCTTGACCCTGCGGCGGAAGGGCGCGTGGATATCGAAGAAGCTTTCACATCCATCGATGGGGTTGTCCAACGCATGGGCTTGCTTTGGACACTTCACGAAAACGAAGTGAATTTGCTCCGGAAACTGCAGCAGAACGTCAGTGTCGTAGCGTCTGTACAGGTTGATTTGGCAGAGGCCATGAAGAAGATCCAGCGGTCGGCCGAAGATGAGGAAACGCAAGCCCGAAATATGCTTCGGGATGCCGACAGGGTAAAACAGGCCGGAAGGTTTTTTGCGGATTTTGCGGCGCGTTTCGGCAATCTCCAGGCAGACGCGGAGAAATTCGATCTTGTAGCGGGCAACCTTAAGGAATTGACGCGGAACCAACGTGTTCTGGGCATGTCCGTATCTGAAGGGGACCGCGGGCTTGCGCTTGAAATCGGGGAAGTGATCGCTGCGCTGAGCAAACGTGTTTCCGGCAAAGATAAATCCCAGATGACAGTCGCGGCGATGAAATCCGGCGTGGATGTATTCGCGCAGATATCCAGCCGCCTCGTGCAGGCTGCCGAGCACAAAACCAGAGACGCGACCGAAAAATTTGCTTCGCTCGCGGAGCCGGTGGCGAAAGCGGAGGCGTCGCTGAAGGATAGCCAGAAACTGGTGAACTCGGGCTACTCGGTTCAAATTATGATGGCGCGCTTCATTCTCGTGCCTTCAGACAGCAATCTTCAAAGACTTCAACAAGAGTTTGTGAGTGTGCGAAAGAACGTGGACGCGCTGTCCGCCACTTCGTCCATGGACCTTCTCGAAATCATCGATGCAACGCTTCTTCCGGCGATCGATGCCTTGGACCAGGCGGCGGGCCAACTTGTGAAAGTCAGCCAGGCCCGCAAAACGAACTTCGATACAGCCGTCACCGACCTTGACTTGATCTGGAACAAACTCACGCACTTCGCGGAACTCCAGAAGAAGACGGCAGGAAAGGAGCGAAGTGACGCGAACTCGATTTCGATCGGTACCACCGCGCTTGGCATTCTCATTTCCATCTTCGCGGGCATCGGCTTGGTGCTAACGTTTAGAGGCCCAATTGGACAGATCACCGCGTCGATGCGGCGCCTTGCGGAGGGAAAGCTAGATACGGAAATCGTGGGCGAGGCGCGCATTGATGAGATCGGCGAGATGGCCCGCGCATTGGGCGTCTTTAAACAGAATGCGATAACAAAAATTGAGGTGGAACAGACGAGCGCCCTCGAACGTGCGAAAGCTGAGGAAGACAGAAACCGCAGCGATTTCGAAAAACAAGATGTCGAGCGCCAGATCCAATTTGCCGTCGATACCCTTGGGTTGGGCCTTCACCGCCTGGCCGACGGAGATATCTCGACGACGATCGACACACCGTTGTTCGGGCGCCTGGAGAGGCTTCGGACAGACTTCAACGTATCGCTGGTTCGGTTGCAAGAAACGATGGGGAAAATTCGGTCGAATACCTGTGCGATCCAGAACAATGCCGGTGAAATGAGCACGTCCGCGGATGACTTGGCTAAGCGCACGGAACACCAAGCTGTTGCACTCGAACAGGTAGCCGCCGCCGTCGAGGAAATTACCCGGACGGTTCAGTCTTCCGTCGCCCGCGCGGAGGACGCCAATCGCATTATCGCTGAAACGAAGACAGCAGCCGATGCATCTTCGGCGGTTGTCGCGGAGGCTGTCGCGGCGATGACCAAGATCGAGGAAGCGTCCCACCAGATCGTCCAGATTATCGATGTAATTGACGAAATCGCGTTCCAAACCAACCTTCTTGCGCTGAACGCGGGAATTGAAGCTGCACGGGCCGGCGATGCGGGAAAAGGCTTTGCCGTTGTCGCGCAAGAGGTGCGTGAACTCGCCGGCCGATCGGCCGTAGCTGCCCAGGAGATCAAAGACCTGATCAATAAATCGAGCGAAGAGGTCGCCGCCGGGTCGCTTATCGTTCAGCAAACCAGTGTCGTCCTAGCGGAGATTTCGACAAAGGTCGTTACGGTATCCCATCAGGTCGAAGTCATTGCAAAGGCAAGCCGGGAGCAGTCGAACGCACTCGGAGAGGTTAACGCTTCGGTGAATGCAATGGATCAAATGACGCAGAGAAATGCAGCAATGGTCGAGGAAACAAATGCGGCCACCCGGCAACTTGCCGAGGAAACTGACGATCTCATGCGGCTGGTTGGCAGCTTCAAAACTGCGGATGTTGCAATCAGTGCGACCACGACCGCCGCTTGA
- a CDS encoding MurR/RpiR family transcriptional regulator, translating into MPRVKKSEQALPPIANYESFVNAVTEAYPSLSDRFQQVARFLTQNSNAVAMQSINTIAEQCGAHPSILVRFAQHFGFSGFKQLQGVFQTRLSTAAPGYRERISALDADLEKNKRKGNLGFLHDLVVRDIATLQELLNAVTEKSLADAAKLLKNADTIFIAGQLRSEPIAGFLRYVLSMLRRRVILLDPAGGLAPEMAQVMGKDDVLVAISFRHYAKEVVAVADVAASNGTPMVAITDSQLSPLAKNAAVLFTVPEDEYSFSRSLAAPMCITQCIAIALAALLQEDSEATPHIPTVTENQRRKV; encoded by the coding sequence ATGCCAAGAGTAAAAAAATCAGAACAGGCGCTGCCCCCGATTGCAAACTATGAAAGCTTCGTCAATGCGGTGACCGAGGCCTATCCGTCCTTAAGTGACCGATTTCAGCAAGTCGCCCGTTTTCTCACCCAGAATTCGAATGCTGTCGCAATGCAGTCGATCAACACCATTGCGGAGCAGTGTGGCGCGCATCCTTCGATCCTCGTTCGTTTCGCCCAGCACTTCGGCTTTTCCGGATTCAAGCAGTTGCAAGGCGTCTTTCAAACGAGGTTATCGACAGCTGCCCCTGGCTACAGGGAGCGCATTAGCGCGCTCGACGCGGATCTCGAAAAGAACAAGCGCAAAGGCAACTTGGGGTTCCTGCACGACTTGGTGGTGCGTGATATAGCTACGCTGCAGGAACTGCTGAATGCCGTTACCGAAAAGTCGCTCGCGGACGCGGCCAAGCTCCTAAAGAACGCCGATACTATTTTCATAGCGGGGCAACTGCGATCGGAGCCTATCGCGGGTTTCCTCCGGTATGTTTTGTCCATGCTGCGGCGTAGGGTCATCCTGCTTGATCCCGCGGGAGGCCTGGCACCCGAAATGGCTCAGGTTATGGGGAAAGACGACGTCCTGGTCGCGATTTCGTTTCGCCACTATGCCAAGGAAGTTGTCGCCGTCGCAGATGTAGCTGCGAGCAACGGCACGCCGATGGTTGCAATAACCGATAGTCAGCTTTCTCCGCTCGCGAAAAATGCAGCGGTCTTATTTACAGTGCCGGAGGATGAGTATTCGTTCTCCCGCTCTCTCGCGGCGCCAATGTGCATTACCCAGTGTATTGCGATCGCCTTGGCGGCCTTGCTGCAGGAAGATAGTGAAGCTACGCCGCACATTCCTACCGTCACAGAAAATCAAAGACGCAAAGTATAA
- a CDS encoding Gfo/Idh/MocA family oxidoreductase yields the protein MGAETTTPLDFPRQMRRLRLGIVGGGEGSFIGKVHARGARLSNRWAVVAGALSSRPAVALQSGQDWFLDDDRIYTDYREMAVQEGSRPDGIDAVSIATPNNTHFDIACAFMEQGIDVICDKPLTTNLESALELAKRQKASGLVFGVTYAYAANAMVRQARAMVRSGSLGALKQIHVEYFQEWALTPPAEGGPGAQWRVKPEQVGEAFATGDIGTHCHHLGSFVAGLPMTSVKAEFHTLGPDKPLEDTAFMHVRYQGGIPGTIMISQVAAGTHCGFRIRVFGEKASIEWNQEEPEYLHFRPFAEPARLLTRGEGAGIGQHAARFVHMPRGHPEALSDAWANLYEEFAVAINARRTGVDLPHGLLEYPTIWDGVLGVKFIQAAVQSHRLDAAWVSCEMNGDAKRLATLCFMQ from the coding sequence ATGGGTGCTGAAACAACGACGCCTTTGGATTTCCCCCGGCAAATGCGGCGGCTTAGACTGGGCATCGTCGGTGGTGGTGAAGGAAGCTTCATCGGAAAGGTGCATGCGCGGGGCGCGCGCTTGTCCAATCGTTGGGCAGTGGTTGCCGGAGCACTGTCATCGCGTCCGGCTGTCGCGCTTCAGTCCGGTCAGGATTGGTTTCTCGATGACGACCGCATCTACACCGATTATCGCGAGATGGCGGTGCAGGAAGGCAGCCGGCCCGACGGCATAGATGCCGTTTCGATCGCAACCCCCAACAATACGCACTTCGACATCGCCTGCGCCTTTATGGAGCAGGGCATCGACGTCATTTGCGACAAGCCGTTGACCACGAATCTGGAGTCCGCGCTGGAATTGGCGAAGCGTCAAAAAGCATCAGGTCTCGTTTTTGGGGTTACCTATGCCTATGCGGCGAACGCTATGGTGCGCCAGGCGCGGGCAATGGTCCGTAGCGGCTCCTTGGGAGCGCTCAAACAAATCCATGTCGAGTATTTTCAAGAATGGGCGCTTACGCCGCCTGCAGAAGGCGGTCCCGGAGCACAGTGGCGTGTGAAACCGGAGCAGGTAGGGGAAGCTTTCGCGACGGGTGATATCGGCACCCATTGCCACCATCTTGGGTCCTTCGTCGCGGGACTGCCGATGACCTCTGTAAAGGCGGAGTTTCACACCCTGGGTCCCGACAAACCGCTCGAAGATACGGCATTCATGCATGTCCGCTATCAGGGCGGCATACCTGGGACGATCATGATTTCGCAAGTGGCAGCCGGAACGCATTGTGGATTCCGGATTCGGGTTTTCGGTGAAAAGGCCAGCATAGAATGGAATCAGGAAGAGCCCGAATATCTGCACTTCCGCCCCTTCGCAGAACCGGCTCGTCTCCTGACTCGAGGCGAAGGTGCTGGAATTGGGCAGCATGCGGCGCGTTTCGTTCACATGCCGCGCGGTCATCCCGAGGCGCTGAGCGACGCTTGGGCCAATCTTTACGAGGAATTTGCTGTGGCGATCAACGCTAGACGAACCGGCGTAGATCTGCCGCATGGATTGTTGGAATATCCGACCATTTGGGATGGTGTGCTGGGCGTCAAGTTCATCCAGGCAGCCGTCCAATCGCATCGGCTCGATGCGGCCTGGGTATCATGCGAAATGAACGGTGATGCAAAAAGACTTGCAACATTGTGTTTTATGCAATAA
- the iolD gene encoding 3D-(3,5/4)-trihydroxycyclohexane-1,2-dione acylhydrolase (decyclizing): MSTVRLTMAQALVRFLCNQFTEIDGRREPLFPGVFAIFGHGNVTCLSEALEAVKDTLPTWRGQNEQSMALAAIGFAKATRRRQIMVATSSIGPGALNMVTAAGVAHTNRLPVLLLAGDAFVNRRPDPVMQQVEHFGNPTIGVNDAFKPVTRYWDKIVHPEQIISSLPQAVAVMLDPADCGPAFISLPQDVQELAWDYPETFFEPTLHRVPRPRPDRESLAEAIAVLKAAKRPLIISGGGVRYSGAEQVLADFAEKHGIPLCETIAGKGAVTHYHPAHIGPIGIVGSTSANALAGEADVVLAVGTRLMDFTTGSWTAFSKSATFVSVNAARWDAKKHRAVAVVGDALESVNELEAGLADYKADALWTEKGRAEFAKWNAALDGYQKPTNAPVPTYAQVVGIVNAKAGDRDLLITAAGGLPGEVMKNWRVKAPNTFDCEFGFSCMGYEIAAGWGAAMADSSRTPIVMIGDGTYMMMNSDVYSTVLSGHKMILIVCDNGGYAVINRLQNAKGGASFNNLLKDCRVKEPFPVDFGKHAESMGALTRHVESLADLGDAVEWAQSTDRTTVLTIVSDAFTWTPGDAWWDVGVPQVSERPEVNAASADQLAGRNKQRVGV; the protein is encoded by the coding sequence ATGTCTACTGTTCGTCTGACCATGGCACAAGCCCTGGTTCGTTTCCTTTGCAACCAGTTCACCGAGATCGATGGTCGGCGTGAGCCGCTGTTCCCAGGCGTGTTCGCCATTTTCGGCCATGGTAACGTCACCTGCCTTTCGGAAGCTCTCGAGGCGGTAAAAGACACTCTTCCAACCTGGCGTGGTCAGAACGAGCAGTCCATGGCGCTTGCCGCCATCGGTTTTGCGAAGGCGACGCGCCGTCGCCAGATCATGGTTGCCACATCTTCGATCGGTCCGGGCGCTTTGAACATGGTAACCGCCGCTGGCGTCGCCCACACCAACAGGCTTCCGGTGCTCCTCCTTGCAGGTGATGCGTTCGTCAATCGTCGGCCGGATCCGGTCATGCAGCAGGTCGAGCATTTCGGCAATCCGACGATTGGCGTCAATGACGCCTTCAAGCCGGTGACCCGGTACTGGGACAAGATCGTCCATCCCGAGCAAATCATCTCCTCGCTGCCGCAGGCGGTCGCCGTCATGCTTGATCCGGCCGATTGCGGTCCAGCCTTTATCTCATTGCCGCAAGACGTTCAGGAGCTTGCGTGGGACTACCCCGAAACCTTCTTCGAGCCGACCCTGCACCGTGTTCCGCGTCCGCGTCCCGATCGTGAAAGCCTGGCAGAAGCGATCGCTGTTTTGAAGGCGGCGAAACGGCCCCTTATCATTTCCGGTGGTGGCGTACGTTATTCCGGCGCCGAACAGGTACTTGCAGATTTCGCCGAAAAGCACGGTATCCCGCTTTGCGAAACGATAGCCGGGAAGGGGGCAGTCACCCACTACCATCCCGCCCACATCGGGCCGATCGGTATCGTCGGCTCGACCTCGGCCAATGCGCTGGCAGGTGAAGCCGACGTTGTGCTTGCCGTCGGTACGCGTCTTATGGACTTCACGACCGGTTCCTGGACCGCTTTCTCGAAGAGCGCGACTTTTGTTTCGGTCAATGCGGCCCGTTGGGACGCCAAGAAGCATCGTGCTGTCGCTGTTGTTGGCGACGCCCTTGAATCCGTCAATGAGCTGGAAGCCGGTTTGGCTGACTATAAAGCCGATGCGCTGTGGACGGAAAAGGGCCGTGCTGAGTTCGCCAAATGGAACGCCGCGTTGGACGGGTACCAGAAGCCGACGAATGCGCCTGTTCCAACCTACGCGCAAGTCGTCGGTATTGTGAATGCCAAGGCAGGGGATCGTGATCTTCTCATCACTGCCGCGGGCGGCCTGCCGGGCGAGGTGATGAAAAACTGGCGCGTGAAGGCACCGAACACCTTCGACTGCGAATTCGGCTTTTCCTGCATGGGGTACGAGATCGCCGCCGGCTGGGGTGCGGCGATGGCCGATTCTTCGCGGACGCCGATCGTCATGATTGGCGACGGCACCTACATGATGATGAACTCGGACGTCTATTCTACGGTGCTCTCTGGGCACAAAATGATCCTGATCGTGTGCGACAATGGCGGCTACGCTGTCATCAACCGTCTTCAGAACGCCAAAGGCGGGGCATCTTTCAACAACCTACTGAAAGACTGCCGCGTCAAGGAACCATTCCCTGTCGACTTCGGAAAGCATGCAGAGTCGATGGGCGCGCTGACCCGTCACGTCGAAAGCCTCGCCGATTTGGGTGATGCAGTGGAATGGGCCCAGTCGACCGACAGGACTACGGTGCTGACGATCGTTTCGGACGCGTTCACGTGGACGCCCGGCGATGCCTGGTGGGATGTCGGTGTGCCGCAGGTGAGCGAACGTCCCGAAGTCAACGCGGCGTCGGCAGACCAACTGGCTGGCCGCAACAAGCAGCGTGTGGGCGTTTAA
- a CDS encoding SDR family oxidoreductase, whose product MSTQFEGKIALITGSTQGLGAATAKLFAERGAEGVVICGRSVEKGASQVEALEKLGTKAVFVPADLGNVEDCRKIVAEADRVFGRLDALVNAAGLTDRGTILDTSPELFDRLFAVNVRAPFFLIQEAIKLFKRDSVEGTIVNVSSMSSMGGQPFIAAYCSSKGALDTLTRNTAYATLRNRIRVNSLNIGWMASDGEDRIQREYHGSPENWLEAAAAAQPFGRLIDPAEVARAIAFLASQESGLMTGSIVNFDQSIWGAYDSSPHPVAPI is encoded by the coding sequence ATGAGTACGCAATTCGAGGGCAAGATCGCCCTTATTACAGGAAGCACGCAAGGCCTCGGTGCCGCGACGGCAAAGCTCTTCGCCGAACGCGGCGCCGAGGGCGTTGTCATCTGCGGCCGTTCGGTTGAGAAGGGTGCCTCCCAGGTCGAAGCATTGGAAAAGCTCGGGACGAAGGCGGTTTTCGTGCCGGCGGACCTCGGAAATGTTGAAGATTGCCGCAAGATCGTGGCCGAAGCGGATCGTGTTTTCGGTCGTCTCGATGCCCTCGTCAACGCGGCGGGATTGACCGATCGGGGCACAATTCTCGACACGTCGCCGGAGCTCTTCGACCGTCTCTTCGCCGTCAATGTGCGGGCGCCCTTCTTCCTGATCCAAGAGGCTATCAAGCTTTTCAAGCGCGATTCCGTCGAGGGAACCATCGTCAACGTCTCGTCGATGTCCTCGATGGGCGGACAACCCTTCATAGCCGCCTATTGCTCTTCCAAGGGCGCGCTAGACACCCTCACGCGCAACACCGCTTATGCGACGTTGCGCAACCGCATCCGCGTCAACAGCCTCAACATCGGCTGGATGGCCTCGGACGGAGAAGACCGTATTCAGCGGGAATATCACGGTTCGCCGGAGAATTGGCTGGAGGCCGCTGCCGCCGCGCAGCCTTTCGGCAGGCTGATCGATCCTGCCGAGGTCGCCAGAGCTATCGCTTTCCTCGCCTCGCAGGAATCCGGTCTCATGACCGGGTCAATCGTCAATTTCGATCAGTCGATCTGGGGCGCATATGACAGTTCGCCCCATCCTGTGGCACCAATCTGA
- a CDS encoding sugar phosphate isomerase/epimerase family protein, which yields MKTIKGPAVFLAQFAADEAPFNSLKGLAGWAAEKGFKGVQIPTWDTRIIDLEKAAESQDYVDEFKGVLAENGLVVTELASHLQGQLVALHPSFNLPADSFAPAKVHKNPKARQEWAVNQLLCAAKASRRFGVDRHVTFSGTLLWPYFYPYPQWPDGLISDGFDELAKRWRPLLDAFDHEGVDLCYEIHPTEDLHDGLTFERFLERVDNHARCNIMYDPSHLVLQSIDYLTYIDHYHERIKTFHVKDAEFRPTGKTGAYGGYQPWISRAGRFRSPGDGQVDFGAIFSKLSGYDFDGWAVLEWECALKNSEDGAAEGARFIADHIIRVSERAFDDFVKSGADRSVNHEILGI from the coding sequence ATGAAAACCATAAAGGGACCGGCAGTTTTCCTCGCGCAGTTCGCCGCGGACGAGGCGCCGTTCAATTCGCTGAAGGGCCTTGCCGGCTGGGCAGCCGAAAAGGGTTTCAAGGGAGTTCAAATTCCCACTTGGGACACCCGCATTATCGACCTCGAAAAGGCCGCAGAAAGCCAGGACTACGTCGATGAATTTAAGGGCGTTCTCGCGGAGAACGGGCTGGTGGTGACCGAACTGGCGAGCCACCTCCAGGGACAGCTTGTAGCACTGCACCCCTCGTTCAATCTCCCGGCAGATTCCTTTGCCCCGGCAAAGGTTCACAAAAACCCCAAGGCCCGACAGGAGTGGGCTGTAAACCAGTTGCTTTGCGCCGCCAAAGCCTCGCGTCGGTTTGGCGTAGACCGCCATGTGACGTTCAGCGGTACGCTGCTCTGGCCCTATTTCTACCCCTATCCGCAATGGCCGGACGGGCTGATCTCGGACGGGTTCGACGAACTGGCAAAACGCTGGCGGCCGTTGCTCGACGCCTTCGACCACGAGGGCGTGGATCTCTGCTATGAGATTCATCCGACAGAAGACTTGCATGACGGGCTGACATTCGAGAGGTTCCTGGAGCGCGTCGACAATCACGCGCGCTGCAACATCATGTACGATCCGAGCCATCTGGTCCTGCAGTCGATCGACTACCTCACCTACATCGATCACTATCATGAGCGGATCAAGACGTTTCACGTCAAGGATGCCGAGTTCCGCCCGACGGGCAAGACAGGCGCGTATGGCGGCTATCAGCCCTGGATCAGCCGCGCCGGCCGGTTCCGTTCGCCGGGTGATGGCCAGGTCGATTTCGGGGCCATCTTCTCGAAACTCTCGGGCTATGACTTCGATGGCTGGGCTGTGCTCGAATGGGAGTGCGCCTTGAAGAACTCCGAAGATGGTGCCGCTGAGGGCGCGCGCTTCATCGCTGATCATATCATCCGCGTATCCGAGCGGGCGTTTGACGACTTCGTCAAATCCGGCGCCGATCGCTCCGTGAACCACGAAATTCTCGGTATTTGA
- a CDS encoding Gfo/Idh/MocA family oxidoreductase, with translation MIGGGEGAYIGGIHRFAARLDNNYELVAGAFDVDAERGHAFAAKNYIPRDRSYGDYKAMVEAEKNRPDRVDVVAICTPNHTHFPIAKAFLEAGIHVICEKPMTTTIEDAIALHDLAQSTDRFLGVTYTYSGYPMIHEARALVQRGDLGTIRVVQVEYPLEWMATGIELQGNQQAAWRTDPKKNGRGGSIGDIGTHAYHLAGFVTGLKADAIAADLATFVEGRALDDNAHVMIRYQGGARGLLWSSQVAIGQSNGLRLRVFGEKGSLVWHQESPNELHFTPLFGAPTVIKRGRDDLSEATRVRTRTPPGHPEGYIEAFTNLYSSFAAIIRAKVSGGDQSSFAEGVPTSYDGLKGVAFVDAVVDSHEAHNGGWQTPRFV, from the coding sequence ATGATCGGTGGAGGCGAGGGCGCCTACATCGGCGGCATTCACCGCTTTGCCGCAAGACTGGACAACAACTACGAGCTGGTTGCGGGGGCATTCGACGTCGACGCCGAGCGAGGCCATGCGTTCGCTGCAAAGAACTACATCCCTCGGGATCGCTCCTACGGGGATTACAAAGCGATGGTGGAGGCCGAGAAAAACCGCCCCGACCGGGTGGACGTCGTGGCGATCTGCACTCCCAACCACACGCATTTTCCCATCGCCAAGGCGTTTCTTGAGGCTGGCATACACGTCATCTGCGAGAAGCCCATGACGACGACCATCGAGGACGCCATTGCTCTCCACGACCTGGCGCAATCGACGGACCGGTTCCTCGGCGTGACCTATACCTATAGCGGCTATCCGATGATTCATGAGGCGCGAGCGCTGGTTCAGCGCGGAGACCTCGGAACCATTCGGGTCGTGCAGGTGGAGTATCCGCTTGAGTGGATGGCGACAGGGATCGAACTCCAGGGCAATCAGCAGGCTGCTTGGCGCACGGATCCCAAGAAGAACGGTCGCGGCGGCTCCATTGGCGACATTGGAACACATGCTTACCATCTCGCCGGGTTCGTAACCGGTCTGAAGGCCGATGCGATTGCTGCGGATCTCGCCACTTTTGTCGAAGGACGCGCACTGGATGACAACGCGCATGTGATGATCCGCTATCAGGGCGGCGCGCGTGGACTTCTTTGGTCCTCACAAGTAGCGATCGGGCAGTCGAATGGTCTTAGGCTTCGTGTCTTTGGCGAAAAAGGAAGCTTGGTGTGGCATCAGGAAAGTCCGAACGAGCTCCACTTCACACCACTCTTCGGCGCTCCGACCGTTATAAAACGAGGGCGTGACGATCTTTCGGAGGCGACGCGTGTCCGCACGCGGACGCCGCCAGGTCATCCTGAAGGATATATCGAGGCGTTCACCAACCTTTATTCGAGTTTTGCAGCGATCATTCGCGCAAAGGTTTCCGGCGGCGACCAGTCGAGCTTCGCCGAAGGTGTCCCCACCTCCTACGATGGGTTGAAGGGCGTCGCATTCGTCGATGCCGTAGTGGATAGCCATGAGGCTCATAACGGCGGATGGCAAACACCACGATTCGTTTAA
- a CDS encoding sugar ABC transporter substrate-binding protein, producing the protein MKKFFASAAIAATLMTGTAHAETIGVAMSLFDDNWLTGLRTSMEDYGKSLDGVKIVTEDGQGDIAKQQSQVDNFIASGVDAIVIMLVDADSGAAISKTAAAAGVPLIFVNNAPSNVDSLPDKQAFVGSNEEQAGTLETQTICKMLGGKGKAVIMQGQLGTTGQRGRTKATHDVLASPECKGIEVVEEQTANWMRTPALDLMSNWLSAGLEFDAVIANNDEMALGAIQSLKAAGRSMDSVAIGGVDATADALQALEAGDLDVTVFQNAAGQGKGAIDAALKIVKGEAIEKKNYIPFELVTKENLAQYKK; encoded by the coding sequence ATGAAGAAGTTTTTTGCCAGCGCAGCGATTGCAGCAACCTTGATGACAGGCACTGCCCATGCTGAAACAATCGGTGTTGCCATGTCGTTGTTTGACGACAATTGGCTGACCGGTCTGCGTACCAGCATGGAAGACTACGGGAAGTCTCTCGATGGCGTGAAAATCGTAACTGAAGACGGTCAGGGCGATATCGCCAAGCAGCAGAGCCAGGTCGACAATTTCATCGCTTCCGGCGTCGATGCGATCGTCATCATGCTCGTAGACGCTGACTCCGGTGCTGCGATCTCCAAGACGGCTGCTGCTGCCGGCGTGCCGCTTATCTTTGTCAACAACGCTCCATCAAACGTCGACAGCCTTCCCGACAAACAGGCATTCGTCGGATCGAACGAAGAGCAGGCCGGAACCCTCGAAACACAGACGATCTGCAAAATGCTTGGCGGTAAGGGCAAGGCAGTTATCATGCAGGGTCAGCTCGGCACGACCGGGCAGCGTGGCCGCACGAAGGCCACGCATGACGTCCTTGCTTCTCCGGAATGCAAGGGAATCGAAGTTGTCGAAGAGCAGACGGCAAACTGGATGCGGACCCCTGCACTCGATCTGATGAGCAACTGGCTCTCGGCCGGCCTCGAGTTCGATGCCGTCATTGCGAACAATGACGAGATGGCGCTCGGTGCTATCCAGTCTCTGAAGGCTGCTGGCCGGTCGATGGACAGCGTCGCAATCGGTGGCGTTGATGCAACCGCAGACGCACTGCAGGCCCTGGAAGCCGGCGATCTTGATGTCACCGTTTTTCAGAACGCTGCCGGCCAAGGGAAGGGCGCGATCGACGCGGCCTTGAAGATTGTCAAGGGCGAGGCGATCGAGAAGAAAAACTACATTCCTTTCGAGCTCGTCACGAAGGAAAATCTTGCTCAGTACAAGAAATAA